The following coding sequences are from one Mytilus trossulus isolate FHL-02 unplaced genomic scaffold, PNRI_Mtr1.1.1.hap1 h1tg000494l__unscaffolded, whole genome shotgun sequence window:
- the LOC134702479 gene encoding uncharacterized protein LOC134702479 gives SDNGGNEEEDVDDNDDNNKGLKGGNEEEDVDDNDDNNKGLKGGNEEEDVDDNDDNNKGLKGKRNPKRPCPFCGIFQSRLSRHILTKHRDNDEVKAAKQLPVKDRNQVLCNLKRRGYHQYNLMLMKEEDFDVNQIVKERQARKQREGNAMENRAMCSSCQGYFVKEHLKIHRIKCTAAEGTTITPTAIPLSAVRDDGYSEEYKADILSGFLDDRSGTFCKTDKYIKDFGFHSYRRFAARKDKNPQNRKNIMKHMRMIANLFFCFKSEAAKIGIDINATLDMFKMEHFTTFMDAIHVMAAKDDGGMKSGLKKNVGHLLKNVIKHIKGQHLLQGKKDELVKIEEFKTLFDYYKKEIFDGAEYNCIKNRQENLRRPQYLPLDDDVRKLRNYTLTEIAQMDDPYKILDMNEYPRLRDLVVARITLFNAKRGGEPSRLTIKEWDDAKDGVWLAETHKKKAKTSEELELFEIYKLSYQSGKSVCHMLPTLIPKDSWKAIQKLTDPQIRQMAGVKPSNIYVFPNIKGSNFHVNGWNSVNKVCKQAGLTKEINATQMRHYMSTVFANLDVPETDRQAFYRHMGHSEEINKNVYQCPLAVQEITKVGKFLYLMDKDGIKAYPDSHSSPAKLQNVGEGSIFKDSYV, from the exons AGTGATAATGGTGGAAATGAGGAGGAAGATGTAGATGACAACGATGACAACAACAAAGGTTTAAAGGGTGGAAATGAGGAGGAAGATGTAGATGACAACGATGACAACAACAAAGGTTTAAAGGGTGGAAATGAGGAGGAAGATGTAGATGACAACGATGACAACAACAAAGGTTTAAAGg GAAAAAGAAATCCAAAAAGACCATGTCCATTTTGTGGTATATTTCAAAGTCGATTAAGCAGGCATATTCTAACTAAACATAGAGACAACGATGAGGTAAAGGCAGCAAAGCAGCTTCCAGTAAAAGACAGAAATCAGGTTTTATGCAATTTGAAAAGGAGAGGCTATCACCAGTACAACTTGATGCTGATGAAAGAGGAGGACTTTGATGTGAATCAAATAGTTAAGGAAAGGCAGGCAAGAAAACAGAGGGAAGGAAATGCAATGGAAAATAGGGCTATGTGTTCCTCATGTCAGGGGTATTTTGTAAAAGAACACTTGAAGATTCACAGAATCAAATGTACAGCAGCAGAGGGAACAACAATTACACCAACTGCAATTCCACTTTCTGCTGTTAGAGATGATGGTTACTCTGAAGAATATAAGGCAGACATCTTAAGTGGCTTTTTGGATGACAGAAGTGGAACGTTttgtaaaactgataaataCATCAAAGACTTTGGTTTTCACAGTTACAGAAGATTTGCAGCAAGGAAGGACAAAAACCCACAGAAccgaaaaaatataatgaagcACATGAGGATGATAGCAaatcttttcttttgttttaaaagcgAGGCAGCTAAAATTGGCATAGACATAAATGCAACATTAGACATGTTTAAAATGGAACACTTTACCACTTTTATGGATGCTATCCATGTGATGGCTGCAAAAGACGATGGTGGTATGAAatctggattaaaaaaaaatgtaggtcaccttttaaaaaatgttattaaacacATAAAAGGGCAGCATTTGTTGCAGGGTAAGAAAGATGAGCTGGTAAAAATTGAGGaattcaaaacattatttgattactaCAAAAAGGAGATATTTGATGGAGCTGAATACAATTGTATAAAGAATAGACAGGAAAACCTTAGACGACCACAATATTTACCTCTTGATGATGATGTAAGAAAATTGCGGAATTACACTCTGACTGAAATTGCACAGATGGATGACCCATACAAGATTTTAGATATGAATGAATATCCCCGGCTTAGAGATCTTGTGGTAGCCAGAATAACACTGTTCAATGCCAAGCGGGGAGGAGAACCAAGTAGACTTACTATAAAGGAATGGGATGATGCAAAAGATGGTGTCTGGTTAGCTGAAACCCACAAGAAAAAAGCCAAAACATCAGAGGAacttgaattatttgaaatttataaattgtcatATCAGTCTGGCAAAAGTGTGTGCCATATGCTCCCAACACTCATTCCGAAAGATTCTTGGAAAGCTATACAAAAGCTTACTGATCCACAGATAAGACAGATGGCAGGTGTTAAACCtagtaatatatatgtatttccaAACATCAAAGGCTCCAACTTTCATGTTAATGGATGGAATAGTGTAAACAAAGTATGTAAGCAGGCAGGGCTGACAAAAGAGATTAACGCCACCCAAATGAGACATTACATGTCAACTGTGTTTGCAAACTTGGATGTACCAGAGACAGACAGGCAGGCTTTTTATAGACACATGGGCCATTCagaagaaatcaataaaaatgtttaccaATGTCCATTGGCTGTTCAAGAAATTACAAAAGTTGGAAAGTTTTTATATCTTATGGACAAAg atGGCATTAAAGCTTATCCTGACTCTCACTCATCACCAGCAAAACTGCAAAATGTTGGAGAAGGTAGTATATTTAAAGACAGTTATGTATGA